From Micromonospora carbonacea:
GGCGTCGATCTCCTGGTGGGCGTCGGTGGCGGTGTAGAGCATGACCCGGTAGCCGGCGCTCTCGGCGGTCTCGGTGAGCCCGTGCAGGAACCGGTCGAGCACGGAGCCGTTGATCCCGTCCCGGGTCGGCTCGATGCGGACGGCGATGAGCCGGGACCGGCCCGTGCGCATCTGCCGGGCGGCCTGGTTGGCGCGGTAGCCGAGTTCGGTGATCGCCTCCTGCACCCGGCGGCGGGTCTCCTCGCGGACGATGTGCGGCGCGTTGAGCACGTTGGACACCGTCTGTCGGCTCACCCGGGCATGCTCGGCCACAGTGGAGATGGTCACCTTCTGCGACATGAATCCCCCTTGCGGTCTTGAACGATCAAATGCCGATCCGGCAGGATTAGATCGTTCAAGTTGCCGGAATGTTTCGAACCTTGCACCGCCCCGGACGATCTGTCAAGACTGGAGCCCCGCCGTGACCCCACCCCGCCTGCAACCCCTGCTGCACGACCTCGTCGGGCTGGTCCACGCTCCGACCAGCGCGCTGGGCGATGCGGCCGGACAGGTCCGCCCGTCCGGCGTGCAGGGCGTCTTCCACGCCGACGCCCGCGTGCTGTCCCGGGCCGAGCTGCGCGTCGACGACCGCGAGCCCGAGGCGCTGGCCCGGGGGCCCGTCGGCCCGCACGCCGCCCGCTTCGCCGGCCTCGCCCGGTGGCTCGGCGACCCCGGGCCCGACCCGACCGTCCGGGTCGACCGGGTCCGCCGCCTCGCACCCGCCGGCCTCGCCGAGGAGATCCACGTCGTCTCCACCGCCGCCACCGGGGTACGGGCCACCGTCAGCGTCGACCTCGGCTGCGACCTCGCCCCGATCGAGCTGGTCAAGTCCGGCGACGCCGCCGACCCGCTGGCGGCACGGGCCGACGGCCCCGGCCGCCTCGCCTGGTCCGGCGGCGGCACCACCGTCACCGTCACCGGCGAGGGCGCGACCGTCGACGCCACCGGCGACCGGGCCACCGCGCCCCGGCTGAGCTGGCCGGTCGAGCTGCCCCCGCGCGGCGCGGTCACGCTGCGCTGGCGGCTCGCCGTCGACGACCCCCGCGCCGTGGTGACCGCCCCGCCCGCCGCACCCACCTGGGCCCGCCCCGAGGTCACCGCCGACGACCGGCGGCTGGTGCGCCTGCTCGACCGCTCCCTGGACGACCTGCACGCCCTGCGCCTGGCCGAGCCCGCCCACCCCGGCGACGTCTTCCTCGCCGCCGGGGTGCCCTGGTTCCTCACCCTCTTCGGGCGCGACAGCCTGTGGGCGGCCCGGATGCTGCTGCCGCTGGGCACCGAGCTGGCCGCCGGCACGCTGCGGGTGCTGGCCCGCCGGCAGGGCACGCGGGTCGACCCGGCCACCGGCGAGGCCCCGGGCAAGATCCTGCACGAGTTGCGCCGGCACGAGTTCGCCGCCGGCGCGGGGCTGCGGCTGCCGCCGGCGTACTACGGCACCGTCGACGCCACCATGCTCTGGGTCGCGCTGCTGCACGACGCCTGGCGCTGGGGGCTGCCGGCCGAGCAGGTGCAGCCGCTCCTGCCGCACCTGGAGGCCGCGCTGGCCTGGCTCGGCGAGCACGCCGACGCCGACGGCGACGGCCTCGTCGAGTACGTCGACACCACCGGCCACGGCCTGGCCAACCAGGGCTGGAAGGACTCCGGCGACGCCGTCCGGTTCCACGACGGCCGGCAGGCGCAGGCACCGATCGTCCTGGCCGAGGTGCAGGGATACGCGTACGAGGCGGCGGTCGCCGGTGCGGCGCTGCTGGACGCGTTCGACCGCCCCGGCGGGGACCGGTGGCGCGCACACGCGGCCCGGCTGGCCGACCGGTTCCGGGCCACCTTCTGGGTCGACGGGCCGCACGGCCCCCAGCCGGCGCTGGCGCTGGACCGGGACAAACGCCCGGTCGACTCGCTGACCAGCAACATCGGCCACCTGCTCGGCACCGGGCTGCTCACCGACGACGAGTCGGCGCAGGTGGCCCGGCTGCTCACCACCGAGGCCCTGGCCGGCGGCTTCGGGCTGCGCACCATGTCCACCGGCGACGCCGGGTTCAGCCCGCTGTCGTACCACTGCGGTTCGATCTGGACCCACGACACGGCGATCGTGCTCGCCGGGCTGGCCCGCGCCGGCCACCGCACGGCGGCGCTCGGCCTGGCCGACGGGCTGCTCGCCGCCGCCGAGGCGTTCGACCACCGGCTGCCCGAGCTGTACGGCGGCGACGACCGGGAGCTGCTCGGGCGGCCCGTGCCGTACCCGGCGGCGTGCCGGCCGCAGGCGTGGTCCGCCGCGTCGGCGGTGCTGCTGCTCCAGGCCGGCGTCGGGCTCTACCCCGAC
This genomic window contains:
- a CDS encoding amylo-alpha-1,6-glucosidase; amino-acid sequence: MTPPRLQPLLHDLVGLVHAPTSALGDAAGQVRPSGVQGVFHADARVLSRAELRVDDREPEALARGPVGPHAARFAGLARWLGDPGPDPTVRVDRVRRLAPAGLAEEIHVVSTAATGVRATVSVDLGCDLAPIELVKSGDAADPLAARADGPGRLAWSGGGTTVTVTGEGATVDATGDRATAPRLSWPVELPPRGAVTLRWRLAVDDPRAVVTAPPAAPTWARPEVTADDRRLVRLLDRSLDDLHALRLAEPAHPGDVFLAAGVPWFLTLFGRDSLWAARMLLPLGTELAAGTLRVLARRQGTRVDPATGEAPGKILHELRRHEFAAGAGLRLPPAYYGTVDATMLWVALLHDAWRWGLPAEQVQPLLPHLEAALAWLGEHADADGDGLVEYVDTTGHGLANQGWKDSGDAVRFHDGRQAQAPIVLAEVQGYAYEAAVAGAALLDAFDRPGGDRWRAHAARLADRFRATFWVDGPHGPQPALALDRDKRPVDSLTSNIGHLLGTGLLTDDESAQVARLLTTEALAGGFGLRTMSTGDAGFSPLSYHCGSIWTHDTAIVLAGLARAGHRTAALGLADGLLAAAEAFDHRLPELYGGDDRELLGRPVPYPAACRPQAWSAASAVLLLQAGVGLYPDVPAGRVRLAPLAGPGLGALAARNLRVAGDRVDITVTAAGEATVDRLPAALTATPVPAPRAAAEAGVRGSAG